One Euphorbia lathyris chromosome 1, ddEupLath1.1, whole genome shotgun sequence DNA segment encodes these proteins:
- the LOC136206464 gene encoding protein SUPPRESSOR OF FRI 4 isoform X2 has protein sequence MGKKKKRVASKVWCYYCDREFDDEKILVQHQKAKHFKCHVCHKKLSTAGGMAIHVLQVHKESVTKVPNAKPGRESTDIEIYGMQGIPPDILAAHYGEEDEDNPSKFAKVDLPSAPLGGIMPGSLGVGYSSQMGAMHPIYSSGVPVPPAGWAVPRPQPWFSQPPAVSMQPPTPAGYAQQPLFPVQNVRPPLPPATSSALQSSQIIPPGLPSSTLSVPISQPLFPVVTNNLPPFSIPLSSINVPPSNLTEGSVDVNSGANSSLTTLYHTPSAAVGTLANSHSYASGPNTGGPSIGPPPVIANKAPANQAAANEVYLVWDDEAMSMEERRMSLGKYQVHDETSQMSSIDAAIDRRILESRLAGRMAF, from the exons AtgggaaagaagaagaagagagttgCGTCAAAGGTTTGGTGCTACTACTGCGATCGGGAATTTGATGACGAGAAGATTTTAGTGCAACATCAAAAGGCCAAGCATTTCAAATGCCATGTCTGTCACAAAAAGCTCTCCACTGCCGGTGGCATGGCTATCCACGTTCTTCAGGTCCACAAAGAGAGCGTTACCAA GGTTCCTAATGCCAAACCTGGAAGGGAATCAACTGATATTGAAATTTATGGAATGCAAGGTATCCCACCTGACATCTTAGCTGCCCACTATGGAGAAGAGG acgAAGACAACCCATCAAAATTTGCCAAAGTGGATCTTCCGTCTGCTCCACTAGGTGGTATAATGCCAGGGTCGTTGGGTGTTGGATATTCTTCACAAATGGGCGCAATGCATCCAAT TTATAGTTCTGGTGTGCCAGTCCCTCCTGCTGGCTGGGCAGTCCCTCGTCCACAGCCATGGTTCTCACAGCCTCCTGCTGTTTCAATGCAACCTCCTACTCCTGCTGGATATGCACAGCAGCCATTATTCCCAGTGCAAAATGTGAGGCCTCCTTTACCACCTGCTACCTCATCTGCACTCCAATCTTCACAAATAATACCTCCTGGATTGCCCTCATCAACACTATCTGTTCCTATATCACAACCATTATTTCCTGTTGTTACCAATAATTTGCCACCTTTTTCTATTCCTTTATCTTCAATAAATGTTCCACCAAGCAACCTTACTGAAGGATCTGTGGATGTTAATTCTGGAGCTAACAGTTCTCTTACAACCCTGTACCATACTCCAAGTGCTGCAG TTGGGACATTAGCTAATTCACATTCTTATGCCTCTGGTCCAAATACTGGTGGCCCTTCTATTGGACCACCTCCTGTAATTGCAAACAAGGCTCCTGCAAACCAGGCAGCTGCAAATGAAGTCTATTTAGTATGGGATGATGAGGCGATGTCCATG GAGGAAAGAAGAATGTCTTTAGGGAAGTATCAGGTGCATGACGAAACTAGCCAG ATGAGTTCAATAGATGCAGCCATTGACAGAAGGATATTGGAAAGCAGGCTTGCAGGTCGTATGGCATTTTAG
- the LOC136206464 gene encoding protein SUPPRESSOR OF FRI 4 isoform X1: MGKKKKRVASKVWCYYCDREFDDEKILVQHQKAKHFKCHVCHKKLSTAGGMAIHVLQVHKESVTKVPNAKPGRESTDIEIYGMQGIPPDILAAHYGEEDEDNPSKFAKVDLPSAPLGGIMPGSLGVGYSSQMGAMHPIYSSGVPVPPAGWAVPRPQPWFSQPPAVSMQPPTPAGYAQQPLFPVQNVRPPLPPATSSALQSSQIIPPGLPSSTLSVPISQPLFPVVTNNLPPFSIPLSSINVPPSNLTEGSVDVNSGANSSLTTLYHTPSAAVGTLANSHSYASGPNTGGPSIGPPPVIANKAPANQAAANEVYLVWDDEAMSMEERRMSLGKYQVHDETSQVSYDYLFTIWSWFAHLTRWLGLCFVFSDTVVYALLPI, encoded by the exons AtgggaaagaagaagaagagagttgCGTCAAAGGTTTGGTGCTACTACTGCGATCGGGAATTTGATGACGAGAAGATTTTAGTGCAACATCAAAAGGCCAAGCATTTCAAATGCCATGTCTGTCACAAAAAGCTCTCCACTGCCGGTGGCATGGCTATCCACGTTCTTCAGGTCCACAAAGAGAGCGTTACCAA GGTTCCTAATGCCAAACCTGGAAGGGAATCAACTGATATTGAAATTTATGGAATGCAAGGTATCCCACCTGACATCTTAGCTGCCCACTATGGAGAAGAGG acgAAGACAACCCATCAAAATTTGCCAAAGTGGATCTTCCGTCTGCTCCACTAGGTGGTATAATGCCAGGGTCGTTGGGTGTTGGATATTCTTCACAAATGGGCGCAATGCATCCAAT TTATAGTTCTGGTGTGCCAGTCCCTCCTGCTGGCTGGGCAGTCCCTCGTCCACAGCCATGGTTCTCACAGCCTCCTGCTGTTTCAATGCAACCTCCTACTCCTGCTGGATATGCACAGCAGCCATTATTCCCAGTGCAAAATGTGAGGCCTCCTTTACCACCTGCTACCTCATCTGCACTCCAATCTTCACAAATAATACCTCCTGGATTGCCCTCATCAACACTATCTGTTCCTATATCACAACCATTATTTCCTGTTGTTACCAATAATTTGCCACCTTTTTCTATTCCTTTATCTTCAATAAATGTTCCACCAAGCAACCTTACTGAAGGATCTGTGGATGTTAATTCTGGAGCTAACAGTTCTCTTACAACCCTGTACCATACTCCAAGTGCTGCAG TTGGGACATTAGCTAATTCACATTCTTATGCCTCTGGTCCAAATACTGGTGGCCCTTCTATTGGACCACCTCCTGTAATTGCAAACAAGGCTCCTGCAAACCAGGCAGCTGCAAATGAAGTCTATTTAGTATGGGATGATGAGGCGATGTCCATG GAGGAAAGAAGAATGTCTTTAGGGAAGTATCAGGTGCATGACGAAACTAGCCAGGTAAGTTATGACTACCTCTTTACAATTTGGAGTTGGTTTGCACATCTAACCAGATGGCTAGGTTTATGCTTTGTGTTTTCAGATACAGTTGTTTACGCATTGTTACCTATTTAG